The following coding sequences lie in one Sedimentibacter sp. MB35-C1 genomic window:
- the cls gene encoding cardiolipin synthase yields MFDLFGSFSIIYLINIAMAVVVIFLERKDPTATLAWVLVLLIFPGVGFLFYLLLSQNFSRKKLFTMKIYAKKTFGDYIRVQQKLFNSGELVYNDKNTEAFKDLIKMNLFFHDFSYTQNNEVKIYTDGQDKFYDLINDIQNAKHHIHMEYYIIKNDNLGNDILKLLAKRASEGIEVRLLYDSMGGRHLPDETIEKVRNSKVKIAIFFASNFPLFNFKINYRNHRKIVVIDGETAYIGGFNVGDEYVGLNKKIGYWRDTHIRISGDAVVDLQTRFFLDWGYASKEDLMFLPHYFPDTKQRGNVGIQIINSGPDKLDEAIKSNYVKMINSAKESILIQTPYFIPDSSVFESLKIAAMSGVDVKIMIPCKPDHPFVYWATYWHCGGLLRYGVKVYTYENGFMHAKTLVIDGKVASVGTANFDMRSFKLNFECNAIIYDTETSSKLYNIFLNDLNYSLELTREIYLERGILIRFKESICRLLSPLL; encoded by the coding sequence ATGTTTGATCTTTTCGGGTCGTTTTCAATAATATATCTTATCAATATTGCAATGGCTGTTGTTGTAATTTTTTTAGAGCGAAAAGATCCTACTGCGACACTTGCATGGGTCTTGGTGCTGCTTATTTTTCCCGGTGTCGGTTTTTTGTTTTATCTGCTGCTTTCACAAAACTTCAGCAGAAAAAAATTATTTACTATGAAAATTTATGCTAAGAAGACATTTGGCGATTATATCAGGGTACAGCAGAAGCTGTTTAATAGCGGAGAGCTTGTTTATAACGATAAAAATACGGAAGCTTTCAAGGATTTAATAAAAATGAATCTTTTCTTTCATGATTTTTCGTACACCCAGAATAATGAAGTGAAAATTTATACTGATGGGCAGGACAAATTTTATGATTTAATCAATGATATACAAAATGCAAAGCATCATATTCATATGGAATACTACATTATAAAAAATGATAATTTAGGAAATGACATTTTAAAGCTGCTTGCTAAAAGAGCCTCAGAAGGAATAGAAGTCAGGCTGTTATATGATTCAATGGGAGGAAGGCATCTGCCCGATGAAACTATTGAGAAGGTAAGAAACTCTAAAGTAAAAATCGCAATATTTTTTGCAAGCAATTTTCCACTTTTTAATTTTAAAATAAATTACAGAAATCACAGAAAAATTGTTGTAATAGATGGCGAGACGGCATACATTGGAGGATTTAATGTGGGAGATGAGTATGTAGGGCTGAATAAAAAAATAGGATATTGGAGAGATACACACATTAGAATTTCAGGAGATGCTGTCGTAGATCTGCAGACCAGGTTTTTTCTGGATTGGGGCTACGCGTCAAAAGAGGATTTAATGTTTCTGCCTCATTATTTTCCGGATACAAAACAGAGAGGCAACGTAGGCATACAGATAATAAACAGCGGACCGGACAAACTAGATGAGGCAATTAAAAGCAATTATGTAAAGATGATTAATTCAGCAAAGGAAAGCATACTTATCCAGACGCCGTACTTTATTCCGGATTCATCGGTGTTTGAATCATTGAAAATTGCCGCCATGTCCGGAGTGGATGTTAAAATAATGATACCATGTAAGCCTGATCATCCTTTTGTTTACTGGGCGACGTACTGGCATTGCGGAGGGCTGCTCCGGTACGGTGTTAAGGTATATACATATGAGAACGGATTTATGCATGCTAAAACTCTGGTAATTGACGGAAAAGTTGCATCTGTAGGTACGGCAAACTTTGATATGAGAAGCTTCAAACTTAATTTTGAATGCAATGCAATAATCTATGACACTGAGACATCATCCAAACTTTACAATATTTTTCTTAATGACTTAAACTACTCCCTTGAGCTTACCAGGGAAATATATTTGGAAAGAGGGATTTTAATAAGATTCAAAGAATCAATTTGCAGGCTACTGTCTCCACTGCTATGA
- a CDS encoding DMT family transporter codes for MKKTPSKYIVLIGTFFTSLSSIIIRYSDAPALVISAYRMLFTSLMLLIPVIINSRSEFKKISKKEYGLCAVSGIFLALHFASWITSIKMTTIANSTILVSCSPIFVALANYFITKEKLSRKMYIGISLSLAGTIIIALGSSGDAAGSTMLGNILAFLGAIFVAFYLVIGGIVRKNISAGVYVFIVYTSSSLVLFFMCMVSKTPIYPYAPKEFLLFAALAFFCSILGHTLYNYMIKYVSSTLISVSTLSEPIFASILALFIFNEMPSIYTLSGGIIIIYGIFYYLTAQNKEIKSTD; via the coding sequence GTGAAAAAAACGCCCTCAAAATACATAGTACTGATAGGAACATTTTTTACATCTCTATCATCAATCATAATCAGATATTCAGATGCTCCTGCGCTGGTTATTTCCGCATATAGGATGCTTTTTACATCGCTGATGCTTCTTATTCCCGTAATCATAAACAGCAGAAGTGAATTTAAAAAAATATCAAAAAAAGAATACGGATTATGTGCCGTCAGCGGTATTTTTTTGGCACTTCATTTTGCTTCGTGGATTACATCTATTAAGATGACCACTATTGCGAACTCTACAATACTTGTTTCATGCAGTCCGATATTTGTAGCATTGGCAAATTACTTTATAACTAAAGAGAAACTCAGCAGGAAAATGTATATAGGCATCTCATTGTCACTGGCAGGCACTATCATAATAGCCCTTGGATCATCAGGCGATGCTGCCGGCAGTACCATGCTTGGAAACATACTTGCATTCCTGGGAGCAATCTTTGTAGCCTTCTACCTTGTCATAGGCGGAATTGTCAGAAAAAACATAAGCGCCGGAGTATATGTATTCATTGTTTATACATCTTCTTCATTAGTTTTGTTTTTCATGTGTATGGTTTCTAAAACACCCATATATCCATACGCTCCAAAAGAATTCCTTCTGTTTGCGGCTTTGGCATTCTTCTGTTCAATACTTGGGCATACCCTATACAATTACATGATCAAGTATGTTTCATCAACTTTGATTTCTGTTTCAACACTGAGCGAACCTATTTTTGCAAGTATACTAGCATTGTTCATTTTCAATGAAATGCCTTCTATTTATACCCTTTCAGGAGGCATAATAATTATATACGGAATATTTTATTACCTTACGGCACAAAATAAAGAAATTAAATCAACAGATTAA
- a CDS encoding 5'-methylthioadenosine/adenosylhomocysteine nucleosidase, translated as MKIGIIGAMEIEVKELIESMENINKETISSVVYYEGQLQGKNVVVAKCGVGKVHAAVCAQTMILKYKPDAIINTGVAGSLSSKLDISDIVISENVVQHDMDTSGLGDPVGFISGMNIINIPCSKELVKQIEKSAKSIENTNVFTGTIASGDQFICNQDKKDYIVKNFDALCAEMEGAAIGQVCYLNNVDFCIVRAISDKADGSAHMDFPTFVQIAAKKSTKMINTLLKNFV; from the coding sequence ATGAAAATAGGAATAATCGGAGCTATGGAAATAGAAGTTAAAGAACTCATCGAATCCATGGAAAACATAAATAAAGAAACTATCAGTTCAGTTGTATATTATGAAGGGCAGCTGCAGGGCAAAAATGTTGTTGTCGCAAAATGCGGAGTCGGAAAAGTTCATGCGGCTGTATGCGCACAGACAATGATACTTAAATACAAGCCTGATGCTATAATTAATACAGGGGTAGCCGGCAGCCTAAGTTCAAAACTCGACATATCCGATATTGTAATATCAGAAAATGTTGTTCAGCACGATATGGATACATCTGGTCTTGGAGATCCCGTAGGCTTTATATCGGGGATGAATATAATAAACATCCCATGTTCAAAGGAACTGGTTAAGCAAATAGAAAAATCTGCAAAAAGTATTGAAAACACAAATGTTTTTACAGGCACCATAGCATCAGGAGATCAGTTTATATGCAATCAGGATAAAAAAGACTATATTGTAAAAAATTTTGACGCTCTCTGTGCAGAAATGGAAGGCGCTGCAATAGGACAAGTTTGCTACTTGAACAATGTGGACTTTTGCATTGTAAGAGCAATATCTGATAAGGCAGACGGTTCGGCTCATATGGATTTCCCCACATTTGTACAAATAGCAGCAAAGAAATCCACAAAAATGATAAACACTCTTTTAAAAAATTTCGTATAG
- a CDS encoding GIY-YIG nuclease family protein, whose amino-acid sequence MHYIYIVECSDKTLYTGYTTDVEKRIKTHNDKKGAKYTRGRTPVVLKYSEQFDNKVDAMKREAQIKNMNREKKLKLLNSSKI is encoded by the coding sequence ATGCATTATATATATATAGTCGAATGCAGCGATAAAACTTTATACACGGGGTATACAACAGATGTTGAAAAAAGAATAAAAACACATAATGATAAGAAGGGTGCTAAGTATACAAGAGGAAGAACGCCTGTTGTTTTAAAGTACTCTGAGCAATTTGACAACAAGGTTGATGCTATGAAAAGAGAAGCCCAAATAAAAAACATGAACAGAGAAAAAAAGCTGAAGTTGCTAAATAGTAGCAAAATTTAA
- a CDS encoding diacylglycerol kinase family protein, which produces MKKYFVIYNPTSGKELAGQKIFSSSQIVMENEAVEFTFFATKKKGDGETAAIRGCEEGYDMIISCGGDGTVHEVLNGIMKSSCRTKLAVMPAGTVNDFAAQLKIPKAYANFASLLMKQNFKTIDVGKINDNYFVNVVGGGAFMNIPHDVTVEAKTILGKYAYYFKAAFEVPGQLVNTNNINYNIDGVEYNINTLLFLVINSSGAGGFNKLCPKAKIDDGLLDIVIFEKANNADLLQIFTRVFNGQHITHPKVHYMQGKNIKIDCEKKIPIDTDGDIGGVVPAEISSVHNAIEILVP; this is translated from the coding sequence ATGAAAAAATATTTTGTTATATACAATCCCACTTCGGGAAAGGAGCTTGCGGGACAGAAAATATTCAGTTCTTCGCAAATTGTAATGGAAAATGAAGCTGTGGAATTTACTTTTTTTGCGACGAAAAAAAAGGGCGACGGAGAGACTGCAGCCATAAGAGGTTGTGAAGAGGGTTACGATATGATCATTTCTTGCGGCGGAGACGGTACGGTTCATGAAGTCTTAAACGGAATAATGAAAAGTTCGTGCAGAACAAAGCTTGCGGTGATGCCAGCAGGAACTGTTAATGATTTTGCCGCTCAGCTGAAGATTCCCAAGGCATATGCAAATTTTGCATCTCTTTTAATGAAACAAAATTTTAAAACAATTGATGTAGGTAAAATTAATGATAACTATTTTGTTAACGTTGTGGGCGGCGGTGCCTTCATGAACATTCCTCATGATGTGACAGTTGAGGCAAAGACAATTCTAGGTAAGTATGCTTACTATTTTAAAGCGGCATTTGAAGTGCCGGGACAGCTTGTAAACACTAACAATATAAATTACAATATCGATGGAGTGGAATACAATATAAATACGCTGCTTTTTCTTGTAATTAACTCATCAGGAGCCGGAGGCTTTAACAAGTTATGTCCAAAAGCAAAAATAGATGACGGGCTTTTGGATATAGTTATTTTTGAAAAAGCGAACAATGCGGATCTTCTGCAGATATTTACCAGAGTGTTTAACGGACAGCACATAACTCATCCCAAGGTGCATTACATGCAGGGTAAAAATATAAAAATAGACTGCGAGAAGAAAATACCCATTGATACTGACGGAGATATTGGCGGGGTTGTTCCAGCCGAAATATCTTCAGTGCATAACGCAATTGAAATATTGGTGCCGTAG